Proteins encoded together in one Streptomyces umbrinus window:
- a CDS encoding helix-turn-helix transcriptional regulator encodes MSLGLPTRLVGREAELAVLQDAIAQLRTGTGGVVLIEGEPGIGKSTLAAAAGAAGQESGCTVLRGTAEQAAHPLPLRLLGDCLEVTQRATDARRAEILRFVCAERPDLLLSNTVHTAVIEMLLTLIEEDCATAPTVMVLDDLQWADDASLDVCRHLASIAAHLPLLLVLSFRPVPRGSGMRQLRAALRGYATTTISLGPLGPDAIHDLLSDVAGAPPGPALVELAAQASGNPLYVRELVESLVREGGVTVGEHADLRDTSLSTFRRSLAAALDSRLSFVRADALDMLRVASLLGREFAVGEVAALLGRSTIDLSADLQEAVAAGILVDAGQRMTFRHPLIRQALYDGMPTALRVALHQDAARALDGIGGVEPQRVALQLLESGRVGDRWTRRWLADTASALAVRAPRIAAELLDRELEHGVADERDRAALSAALAQILVGAGEHEKAAVRARQALTVSREPADRGRMYWVLARALFSSGDNDAAVAALDQALEQDLPDAWRARLLASLAMFQRAGSGALEAADATARRALEIGETTGDTFAIAYALTDLWLNHSVQRRYLSALDCVDRALETLNATDDHADLRSYALHARIFTLQNLSRWSDAEAALRESRQFLLAADRTDDARFSVTAAVLTYWLGRWDDTLAELNSVDQSASAMTYRGLRERGPMWLCHGVAALIAVRRDDRATADAHLRAGLRQPPVTIADRENTDFLLFAQALAAEQNGDEHLALSHLGVFLTREPGEMTLTHQWLPTVLRLALAVDDDSAAAAALEACRAEAAAEQVPARAMAAADWCTGLHERDPAPLRSAVDHYRAVGVPVELAGALEDLAVVLAAHGDTTESKHLIGEALDLYGGFGAVWDIRRAEGRLRRYGIRRGVRGARIKRPAHGWDALTPTEHKIALLVAAGCSTPDIAQSMFLTRRTTQTHISHILAKLGMRSRVEIAREAFNRNPAAIPTDL; translated from the coding sequence ATGTCGTTGGGCCTCCCGACTCGTCTTGTCGGACGCGAGGCCGAGCTGGCGGTGCTGCAGGACGCCATCGCACAGTTGCGAACGGGTACCGGCGGCGTGGTCCTGATCGAGGGCGAGCCCGGTATCGGCAAGTCGACACTGGCCGCCGCAGCGGGCGCGGCCGGCCAGGAGTCCGGCTGCACGGTGCTGCGCGGCACCGCGGAGCAGGCCGCGCACCCGTTGCCGCTGCGATTGCTGGGCGACTGCCTGGAGGTCACGCAGCGTGCGACCGATGCTCGCCGCGCCGAGATCCTGCGGTTCGTGTGCGCTGAGCGGCCCGACCTCCTGCTGAGCAACACCGTGCACACCGCGGTGATCGAGATGCTCCTCACCCTGATCGAGGAGGACTGCGCGACCGCGCCGACCGTGATGGTGCTCGACGACTTGCAGTGGGCCGACGACGCGTCGCTGGACGTGTGCCGGCACCTGGCATCGATCGCCGCGCACCTGCCGTTGTTGTTGGTCCTGTCCTTCCGGCCGGTGCCCCGCGGATCCGGGATGCGGCAGCTTCGCGCCGCGCTGCGCGGCTACGCCACGACAACGATCTCGTTGGGGCCCCTCGGCCCGGACGCGATCCATGATCTGCTGTCCGATGTCGCCGGTGCGCCGCCGGGGCCCGCGCTGGTCGAGCTTGCCGCCCAGGCCAGCGGCAATCCCCTGTACGTGCGGGAGCTGGTCGAGTCCCTGGTGCGTGAAGGCGGTGTAACGGTCGGCGAGCACGCCGACCTGCGGGACACCTCGCTGAGCACCTTCCGGAGGTCGTTGGCTGCGGCGCTGGACAGCCGGCTGAGCTTCGTGCGGGCCGACGCGCTCGACATGCTGCGGGTTGCCTCGCTGCTCGGCCGGGAGTTCGCGGTCGGGGAAGTTGCAGCGCTCCTGGGCCGGTCCACCATCGACCTCTCCGCTGATCTCCAGGAGGCGGTCGCAGCCGGGATCCTCGTTGATGCCGGTCAGCGGATGACGTTCCGGCATCCGCTGATCCGCCAGGCGCTGTACGACGGCATGCCGACGGCGCTGCGCGTTGCGCTGCACCAGGACGCGGCCCGGGCGCTGGACGGTATCGGCGGTGTCGAGCCCCAACGGGTGGCGCTGCAACTGCTGGAGTCGGGCCGCGTCGGCGACCGCTGGACCCGGCGCTGGCTCGCCGACACCGCGTCGGCGCTGGCGGTCAGGGCCCCGCGTATCGCGGCCGAGTTGCTGGACCGGGAACTGGAGCACGGGGTCGCGGACGAGCGTGACCGTGCCGCGTTGAGCGCGGCTCTTGCCCAGATCTTGGTCGGCGCGGGCGAGCACGAGAAGGCCGCGGTCCGCGCCCGGCAGGCCCTGACCGTGTCGAGAGAGCCGGCCGACCGGGGGCGGATGTACTGGGTCCTGGCCCGCGCGCTGTTCAGCAGCGGTGACAACGACGCGGCGGTCGCAGCGCTGGATCAGGCATTGGAGCAAGACCTGCCCGACGCCTGGCGCGCCCGGTTGCTCGCCTCGTTGGCGATGTTCCAGCGGGCGGGATCGGGTGCGCTGGAAGCCGCGGACGCCACCGCGCGCCGCGCATTGGAGATCGGCGAGACGACCGGAGACACGTTCGCCATCGCTTATGCGCTCACCGATCTGTGGCTCAACCACTCCGTACAGCGGCGCTACCTGTCCGCGCTGGACTGCGTGGATCGCGCGCTGGAGACGCTGAACGCCACCGACGACCACGCGGACCTGCGGTCCTATGCACTGCATGCCCGGATCTTCACCCTGCAGAACCTGAGCCGGTGGTCGGACGCCGAGGCGGCCCTGCGGGAGTCGCGGCAGTTCCTGCTCGCCGCCGACCGGACCGATGACGCCAGGTTCAGCGTCACCGCCGCAGTCCTCACTTACTGGCTGGGCCGGTGGGACGACACACTGGCGGAGCTCAACTCGGTCGACCAGAGCGCCTCCGCGATGACCTACCGGGGACTGCGCGAGCGCGGCCCCATGTGGCTGTGCCACGGCGTGGCCGCCCTCATCGCCGTCCGCCGGGACGATCGCGCCACGGCCGACGCGCACCTGCGGGCCGGACTGCGTCAGCCACCGGTCACGATCGCCGATCGCGAGAACACCGACTTCCTGCTGTTCGCGCAAGCGCTCGCCGCCGAGCAGAACGGGGACGAGCACCTGGCCCTCTCACACCTCGGCGTTTTCCTCACCCGGGAGCCAGGCGAGATGACGCTGACCCACCAGTGGCTGCCGACGGTTCTCCGCCTGGCACTCGCCGTGGACGACGACTCCGCCGCCGCGGCCGCGCTGGAAGCCTGCCGTGCCGAGGCGGCCGCCGAGCAGGTCCCGGCCCGCGCCATGGCCGCCGCCGACTGGTGCACAGGACTCCACGAGCGTGATCCGGCACCGTTGCGGTCGGCGGTGGACCACTACCGGGCCGTCGGCGTGCCGGTGGAGCTGGCGGGAGCGCTGGAGGACCTGGCCGTCGTCCTTGCCGCACACGGGGACACGACCGAGTCCAAGCACCTGATCGGCGAAGCACTCGACCTCTACGGCGGATTCGGCGCGGTCTGGGACATCCGCCGTGCCGAGGGGCGGCTGCGCCGGTACGGGATCCGCCGCGGCGTGCGCGGCGCCCGGATCAAGCGGCCCGCGCACGGCTGGGACGCCCTGACCCCGACCGAACACAAGATCGCCCTTCTCGTCGCGGCCGGCTGCTCCACACCCGACATCGCACAGAGCATGTTCCTCACCCGGCGCACTACACAGACGCACATCTCCCACATACTCGCCAAGCTCGGGATGCGCAGCCGCGTAGAGATCGCCCGGGAGGCCTTCAACCGCAACCCCGCAGCCATTCCCACCGATCTCTGA
- a CDS encoding Dps family protein — translation MTTSPNPVSSQPWLHQKGKVIQEFATVKQLPLGLSYDTRMYSCRRLNKVLADTQILYSLYKKHHWNMRGATFYQLHVLLDKHAGEQLELVDTIAERVQTLGGVAVGDPRHVAEITSIPRPPDGVEEVPGMLARLLEAHETILVKAHDVAARRAELGDDGTNDVLVSQVIRTGELQAWFLAELLVDTPLVRV, via the coding sequence ATGACCACCAGCCCCAACCCCGTGAGCAGCCAGCCGTGGCTGCATCAAAAGGGCAAGGTGATCCAGGAGTTCGCGACGGTCAAGCAGTTGCCTCTCGGCTTGTCCTACGACACACGCATGTACTCCTGCCGACGCCTGAACAAGGTCCTGGCGGACACGCAGATCCTCTACAGCCTCTACAAGAAGCACCATTGGAACATGCGGGGCGCGACCTTTTACCAGTTGCACGTGCTGCTGGACAAGCATGCGGGAGAGCAACTGGAACTCGTCGACACGATCGCCGAGCGGGTTCAGACCCTGGGCGGCGTCGCGGTGGGGGATCCCCGGCACGTCGCCGAGATCACGTCGATTCCACGTCCGCCTGATGGGGTGGAGGAAGTCCCGGGGATGCTCGCGCGGTTGCTGGAGGCGCATGAGACGATCCTGGTCAAGGCCCATGACGTGGCCGCCCGCAGGGCCGAGCTGGGCGATGACGGCACCAATGACGTTCTGGTCTCGCAAGTGATCCGCACCGGTGAGTTGCAGGCCTGGTTCCTTGCCGAACTCCTGGTCGACACACCCCTCGTCCGCGTCTGA
- a CDS encoding alpha/beta fold hydrolase: MFRFSRIRSTVHNVATVTIASMVTGSLLAAGTVSSSAASHKAGAGKAKPTIVLVHGAFADASSWSGVIQRLQRDSYPVVATANPLRGLSSDAAYLRSVLDTVEGPVVLVGHSYGGSVITEAAAGDPDVKALVYIAAFIPNVGESAGELATKFPGSTLGEAVNAASYPLPGGGTGTELTIRQDRFHQQFAADVPVTTAAIMAATQRPVSTLALEEKASEAAWQDIPSYALIAGEDYNIPPKAEQWMAERAHAHTVTIDSASHAVTVSHPAAVTDLILRAAR, encoded by the coding sequence ATGTTCCGTTTCTCTCGCATCCGCTCAACCGTCCACAACGTCGCCACCGTGACCATCGCTTCTATGGTGACCGGCTCCCTTCTTGCCGCCGGCACAGTGAGCAGCAGCGCCGCCTCACACAAGGCCGGGGCGGGCAAGGCCAAGCCGACCATCGTGCTCGTCCATGGCGCTTTTGCCGACGCCTCCAGTTGGTCCGGCGTCATCCAGCGCCTGCAGCGCGACAGTTACCCGGTCGTCGCCACGGCCAACCCGCTGCGTGGTCTGAGCAGCGACGCCGCCTACCTGCGCAGTGTCCTGGACACCGTGGAGGGGCCGGTGGTCCTGGTCGGCCACTCCTACGGCGGCTCGGTGATCACCGAGGCCGCCGCCGGGGACCCTGACGTCAAGGCACTGGTCTACATCGCCGCATTCATCCCGAACGTCGGCGAAAGCGCCGGCGAGCTGGCCACCAAGTTCCCCGGCAGCACCCTGGGCGAGGCCGTCAACGCTGCCTCCTACCCGCTTCCCGGCGGCGGCACCGGCACCGAGCTGACCATCCGTCAGGACAGGTTCCACCAGCAGTTCGCCGCCGACGTACCCGTCACCACCGCCGCGATCATGGCGGCCACCCAGCGGCCTGTCTCCACTCTCGCCCTGGAGGAGAAGGCCTCAGAGGCGGCTTGGCAGGACATCCCCTCCTACGCCCTGATCGCCGGCGAGGACTACAACATCCCGCCCAAGGCCGAGCAGTGGATGGCCGAGCGAGCCCACGCCCACACCGTCACCATCGACAGCGCCTCGCACGCAGTCACGGTCTCGCACCCGGCGGCGGTAACCGACCTCATCCTCCGCGCTGCCCGGTGA
- a CDS encoding alkene reductase, whose amino-acid sequence MTNPLWTPTTVGALDLPHRLAMAPMTRDRSTPEGVPTELNAEYYAQRASTAFVITEGTQPSADGQGYILTPGIHTDEHVAGWRKVTDAVHGAGGRVVIQLMHVGRISHPSNTPHGRQPVAPSAVQPAGVMFTMTGPQEMPAPRALSTEEVEGVVQEFRQAAAAAVAAGADGVEIHGANGYLVHQFLSSNANQRTDSYGGSIDNRIRFAVEVAAAVADEIGSDRTGFRISPANPFNDIVEEDTPGLYGALVAALAPLNLAYLHVTHIGDEALLRTIGGQWPTSLIVNRAGADIEARIKDIEDGIADVITVGSMVLANPDLVQRLRTGAALNEPDPATFYGGDERGYTDYPTLTGA is encoded by the coding sequence ATGACCAACCCGCTGTGGACTCCGACCACCGTCGGCGCCCTCGACCTCCCCCACCGCCTCGCCATGGCCCCCATGACTCGGGACCGCTCCACCCCCGAGGGCGTGCCGACGGAGCTGAACGCCGAGTACTACGCCCAGCGCGCGTCCACTGCCTTCGTCATCACCGAGGGCACCCAGCCCTCGGCCGACGGACAGGGCTACATACTCACCCCCGGCATCCACACCGACGAGCACGTGGCCGGCTGGCGCAAGGTGACCGACGCCGTGCACGGCGCGGGCGGACGCGTCGTCATCCAGCTCATGCACGTCGGACGCATCTCGCACCCCTCCAACACCCCCCACGGACGCCAGCCCGTGGCCCCCTCCGCGGTCCAGCCGGCCGGAGTCATGTTCACCATGACCGGCCCCCAGGAAATGCCCGCCCCCCGGGCCCTGTCGACCGAAGAGGTCGAGGGCGTGGTGCAGGAATTCCGTCAGGCAGCGGCCGCGGCCGTCGCCGCCGGCGCCGACGGGGTCGAGATCCACGGTGCCAACGGCTACCTGGTTCACCAGTTCCTCTCCAGCAACGCCAACCAGCGCACCGACTCCTACGGCGGGAGCATCGACAACCGCATCCGCTTCGCGGTCGAGGTGGCCGCCGCCGTCGCGGACGAGATCGGCTCGGACCGCACCGGCTTCCGCATCTCCCCCGCCAACCCCTTCAACGACATCGTGGAGGAGGACACCCCCGGCCTGTACGGAGCGCTCGTCGCAGCCCTGGCCCCGCTGAACCTGGCGTATCTGCACGTCACGCACATCGGCGACGAGGCACTGCTGCGCACCATCGGAGGCCAGTGGCCCACCAGCCTGATCGTCAACCGTGCCGGCGCCGACATCGAAGCACGCATCAAGGACATCGAGGACGGCATTGCCGATGTCATCACCGTCGGTTCGATGGTGCTCGCCAACCCTGACCTCGTCCAGCGCCTGCGCACCGGCGCCGCCCTCAACGAGCCCGACCCCGCCACCTTTTACGGAGGCGACGAGCGTGGATACACCGACTACCCGACGCTCACGGGCGCCTGA
- a CDS encoding MarR family winged helix-turn-helix transcriptional regulator: MLRDLGLRPGQELLIMRLLDRDDQSQSELQEAVGLDHSTVSRSLRRMQAAGLLVRAQAAHDRRVQKVRLTADGRALRRPLQAMWAHLEQLSVRELDEDAVTSFTSTALAIERAVTGRGRRYG, from the coding sequence ATGCTGCGAGACCTCGGTCTGCGCCCCGGGCAGGAGCTGCTGATCATGCGGCTCCTCGACCGCGACGACCAGAGTCAGTCCGAACTCCAGGAGGCCGTGGGCCTGGACCACTCCACCGTCTCCAGGTCCCTGCGCCGGATGCAGGCGGCGGGTCTGCTAGTCCGGGCGCAGGCCGCTCATGACAGACGGGTGCAGAAGGTCCGTCTCACTGCCGACGGACGTGCTCTGAGACGGCCTCTGCAGGCCATGTGGGCCCACCTGGAACAGCTGTCCGTCCGTGAGCTGGACGAGGACGCGGTCACGTCCTTCACCTCCACGGCCTTGGCTATCGAGCGGGCCGTCACTGGCCGCGGCCGCCGGTACGGATGA
- a CDS encoding NADP-dependent oxidoreductase, with product MRAIVFNQFGGPEVLHETSVDLPVPGPGQVRVRVAAAGVNALDGKIRSGVLEQVFPTALPAVPGRELSGTVDALGEGVTTVAVGDEVLGWADTGSYAEFALSSQFAVKPSGLSFEQAAALPVAVEAAERVLRLLDVKKDETLLVHGAAGAVGTIAVQFTVSRGARVIGTAGADNQAYLTSLGATPTVYGEGLVDRVRALAPDGVDAVLDLAGQGALPDSVELRGSADRIVTTADFRAQQFGVVFAAPPEERSAERLAEAARHAAEGTLTTTVGRVYPLASAPQAQRDSDSGHARGKLVVTVG from the coding sequence ATGCGTGCCATTGTCTTCAATCAGTTCGGCGGCCCGGAAGTCCTTCACGAGACTTCGGTCGACCTCCCCGTCCCCGGGCCCGGCCAGGTACGCGTCCGTGTCGCGGCAGCGGGTGTGAACGCGCTCGACGGCAAGATCCGTTCCGGCGTGCTGGAGCAGGTGTTCCCCACCGCGCTTCCCGCCGTGCCCGGCCGCGAACTGTCCGGTACCGTCGACGCGTTGGGAGAGGGTGTCACCACTGTCGCCGTGGGGGACGAGGTGCTCGGCTGGGCCGACACCGGCTCTTACGCCGAATTCGCCCTCTCCAGCCAGTTTGCGGTCAAGCCTTCAGGTCTGTCCTTCGAACAGGCGGCCGCGCTTCCCGTCGCCGTCGAGGCCGCGGAGCGCGTCCTGCGTCTGCTCGACGTGAAGAAGGACGAGACCCTTCTGGTCCACGGCGCGGCCGGCGCAGTGGGCACCATCGCCGTCCAGTTCACTGTCAGCCGCGGAGCCCGCGTCATCGGCACCGCTGGTGCGGACAACCAGGCATACCTGACTTCGCTGGGGGCGACCCCGACGGTCTACGGCGAGGGCCTTGTGGACCGGGTGCGCGCTCTAGCCCCGGACGGCGTCGACGCGGTCCTCGACCTCGCTGGCCAAGGCGCTCTCCCCGATTCCGTCGAACTGCGCGGGAGTGCCGACCGCATCGTCACCACCGCTGACTTCCGCGCGCAGCAGTTCGGCGTGGTGTTCGCCGCCCCGCCGGAGGAACGCTCTGCCGAGCGACTGGCCGAAGCAGCCAGGCACGCCGCCGAGGGCACTCTCACGACCACCGTCGGCCGGGTGTACCCGTTGGCCTCGGCACCCCAGGCTCAGCGGGACAGTGACAGCGGGCACGCCCGGGGGAAGCTCGTCGTGACCGTCGGCTGA
- a CDS encoding Mu transposase domain-containing protein: MRHPQMVAAGRHYGCQVVSCVPYDPESKGGAEATVRIAKADLVPTDANLLAAYDTFAELADACLTWCDAVNSRRHRATGQIPADRLDIERTTLHVLPIEPLALALGEERLVGSDRTISFNAVRYSTPPGYTGSRVWCRVVGEELSITARTNSGDLSEIWRHELSTPGVPQIIDEHYPDHPDGRSIHQPRLRPRSEAEIAFVGIGPGAGRWLKEAGPAGATRIRAKMARAVELATVLGNDRVDQALGLAATAGRFADGDLLSILGHIADSKPAGEVVRADESHSVQNGTSGWQALGR; encoded by the coding sequence GTGCGGCATCCGCAGATGGTCGCCGCGGGCCGGCATTACGGCTGCCAGGTGGTCAGTTGCGTGCCCTACGACCCCGAATCGAAGGGCGGTGCGGAGGCCACGGTCCGTATCGCGAAGGCCGACCTGGTGCCCACAGATGCGAACCTGCTGGCCGCCTACGACACCTTCGCCGAGCTCGCCGATGCCTGCCTGACCTGGTGCGATGCGGTGAACTCGCGCCGTCACCGGGCGACCGGGCAGATACCCGCGGACCGTCTGGACATCGAACGCACCACCCTGCATGTCCTGCCCATCGAGCCGCTCGCGCTCGCGCTGGGCGAGGAGAGGCTGGTCGGCTCGGACCGCACGATCAGCTTCAACGCGGTGCGCTACTCGACCCCGCCGGGCTATACCGGCTCGAGGGTGTGGTGCCGGGTGGTCGGCGAGGAACTGTCCATCACCGCCCGCACCAACTCCGGTGATCTGTCGGAGATTTGGCGCCACGAGCTGTCCACCCCGGGTGTTCCGCAGATCATCGACGAGCACTACCCCGACCACCCGGACGGCCGCAGCATCCACCAGCCGAGGCTGCGGCCCCGCTCGGAAGCGGAGATCGCGTTCGTGGGCATCGGCCCCGGAGCCGGGCGCTGGCTCAAGGAGGCCGGACCCGCCGGCGCCACCCGCATCCGCGCCAAGATGGCCCGCGCGGTCGAGCTGGCCACCGTCCTGGGCAACGACCGGGTCGACCAGGCCCTCGGACTTGCGGCCACGGCCGGGCGCTTCGCCGACGGCGACCTGCTCTCGATCCTGGGACACATCGCCGACAGCAAGCCCGCCGGCGAGGTCGTCCGCGCGGACGAATCCCACTCCGTCCAGAACGGAACCAGTGGCTGGCAAGCCCTGGGCCGCTGA
- the istB gene encoding IS21-like element helper ATPase IstB: MSFPNPPAIPEELDKLMRRMRLPYMRKAAPDVLATARAQRWDPAEVLRLLIAEEVTGRDAATRRLRRHSANFPTGKTLGSWRAEDSTIPEPTQNSLTTLEWIGRAENLVIAGPSGTGKSHFTEGLAQAAIEKDMRVSWFTLETLSAAIGKSKVDGSTARTVARICRADLIVIDDIGLLPVGEDAAEAFYRIIDAAYERRSIAVTSNIHPSGFDTIMPKTLAGASTDRLMHHAHLVTTTGDSHRLAEALAGKGVVPLN, translated from the coding sequence ATGAGTTTCCCCAACCCGCCCGCGATCCCCGAGGAACTCGACAAGCTCATGCGCCGCATGCGCCTGCCCTATATGCGCAAGGCGGCTCCCGACGTTCTGGCCACCGCCCGAGCCCAGCGATGGGACCCCGCCGAGGTTCTGCGGCTGCTGATAGCCGAGGAGGTCACCGGCCGCGATGCGGCCACCCGGCGTCTGCGGCGCCACTCGGCGAACTTCCCCACCGGCAAGACTCTGGGCTCCTGGCGGGCCGAGGACTCCACCATCCCCGAGCCCACCCAGAACTCCCTGACCACCCTGGAATGGATCGGCCGCGCCGAGAACCTGGTGATCGCCGGCCCGAGCGGCACAGGGAAAAGTCATTTCACCGAGGGACTCGCCCAGGCCGCGATCGAGAAGGACATGCGGGTGTCCTGGTTCACCCTGGAGACGCTGAGCGCCGCGATCGGCAAGTCGAAGGTCGACGGGTCCACCGCACGGACCGTCGCCCGGATCTGCCGCGCGGACCTCATCGTCATCGACGACATCGGCCTGCTGCCCGTCGGCGAGGACGCCGCCGAGGCGTTCTACCGGATCATCGATGCCGCCTACGAGCGCCGGTCCATCGCGGTCACCAGCAACATCCACCCCTCGGGCTTCGACACGATCATGCCGAAGACCCTCGCAGGCGCGAGCACCGATCGCCTCATGCATCACGCTCACCTCGTGACCACCACCGGTGACTCGCATCGCCTCGCCGAGGCCCTCGCCGGGAAGGGAGTGGTCCCCTTGAACTGA
- a CDS encoding YceI family protein, whose amino-acid sequence MALTDGTYRLGPSTARLLIRTGRAGLGRRAGHDLTIEAVRWSGEAVLVIGDPDSSSVSVTVETGSLKVREGTGGLKALTDADRAEIERTLAKRALLYTAEHPTITFRSTRVAGTPQSFEITGDLTIKGRSHPVTVHGKGSGDGLLRGWATVTQSTWGIKPYAAFLGALRLADEVRMEFEVARLEPADGPG is encoded by the coding sequence GTGGCACTGACAGACGGAACGTACCGGCTCGGGCCCTCGACCGCCCGCCTCCTGATCAGGACAGGCCGTGCCGGGCTGGGGCGCAGAGCGGGGCACGACCTCACGATCGAGGCCGTCCGATGGTCCGGGGAGGCGGTGTTGGTCATCGGCGACCCGGACAGCTCGTCGGTGAGTGTGACGGTCGAGACGGGCTCGTTGAAGGTCCGCGAGGGAACGGGTGGGCTGAAGGCGCTCACCGATGCCGACCGGGCCGAGATCGAACGGACGCTGGCGAAGAGGGCTCTGCTGTACACCGCGGAACACCCCACGATCACCTTCCGTTCCACGCGCGTCGCGGGAACGCCGCAGTCCTTCGAGATCACCGGGGACCTCACCATCAAGGGCCGGAGCCACCCGGTGACGGTGCATGGGAAGGGGAGCGGGGACGGGCTGTTGCGCGGCTGGGCGACCGTCACACAGTCCACCTGGGGAATCAAGCCGTACGCCGCGTTCTTGGGGGCGCTGCGGCTGGCCGACGAGGTCCGAATGGAATTCGAGGTGGCCCGGCTCGAACCGGCAGACGGGCCCGGGTAG
- a CDS encoding IS5 family transposase, producing the protein MPLYAPAITAVTPDAQADCSCLACRFGHGRRHPARSRRYTSDTTDAEWQVIAAVLPWPAWLDGKGGRPEEYCRRLIVDAIFYVADNGNKWRNLPGDFPHWRTVHTIFTRWWQDGSVDAIHNDLRDEVRRSEGRDTDPTAAVIDSQSVRAAETVGSDSRGYDAGKKVAGRKRHVIVDTIGLLLVVMVTSASVQDRDGARPALTHLRDLFESVSLVWADGGYAGKLVTWAKKKLQFTIEIVKRNDDVKGFVVLPRRWVVERTLSWIFQRRRCVRDYERLPEHHEAMVKWSMIMLMSRRLAGTKDAKHRK; encoded by the coding sequence ATGCCGTTGTACGCCCCTGCCATCACCGCCGTCACCCCGGATGCTCAAGCTGACTGCTCCTGCCTGGCCTGCCGGTTCGGTCACGGCCGCCGTCATCCGGCCCGGTCCCGCCGCTACACCTCGGACACCACGGATGCGGAGTGGCAGGTCATCGCGGCGGTGCTGCCGTGGCCGGCCTGGCTGGACGGCAAGGGCGGGCGGCCGGAGGAGTACTGCCGCCGTCTGATCGTGGACGCGATCTTCTACGTCGCGGACAACGGCAACAAGTGGCGCAACCTGCCGGGCGACTTCCCGCACTGGCGCACGGTGCACACCATCTTCACCCGGTGGTGGCAGGACGGAAGCGTCGACGCCATCCACAACGACCTGCGTGACGAGGTCCGCCGGTCCGAGGGCCGGGACACCGACCCGACCGCCGCGGTCATCGACTCGCAGTCGGTACGCGCTGCGGAGACGGTCGGCTCCGACAGCCGCGGGTACGACGCGGGCAAGAAGGTGGCAGGCCGCAAGCGCCACGTGATCGTGGACACGATCGGCCTGCTCCTGGTCGTCATGGTCACCAGCGCGAGCGTGCAGGACCGCGACGGCGCCCGCCCTGCGCTGACGCACCTGCGTGACCTCTTCGAATCGGTCAGCCTGGTCTGGGCCGACGGCGGCTACGCCGGGAAACTCGTCACCTGGGCCAAGAAGAAGCTCCAGTTCACGATCGAGATCGTCAAGCGCAACGACGACGTCAAGGGCTTCGTGGTACTGCCACGCAGGTGGGTGGTGGAGCGCACGCTGTCGTGGATCTTCCAGCGCCGCCGCTGCGTACGCGACTACGAACGGTTACCCGAGCACCACGAAGCCATGGTCAAGTGGTCCATGATCATGCTGATGTCACGGCGCCTGGCGGGCACGAAGGACGCCAAACACCGGAAATGA